One segment of Pseudomonas asgharzadehiana DNA contains the following:
- a CDS encoding sensor domain-containing diguanylate cyclase, translated as MTLSLPIYTRLTPKALSLSLIGFILLVCFSLILATVWQMAKSSGERVDAAKITVSNIVLAAEQQARDTMLQADNTLRDLAERVAHDGSGPDQQERLAKLLARQVNNIEGVQGLFIFDAHGNWMANSFSEGLHTKNNSDRAYFVYHREHDDQSIHIGSIVESRTTGEMVIPISRRIETADGAFAGVALATVPVSYFQSFFKRVDVDDEGVIFLALDNGELLARRPTVAALMTTNLSKGEIFSRYLPQSDSGTAVIKSIVDGIERIYAYRRLAGLPIVAAAGVSYEHVFAPWWSYVYQSVALVGSIILALAFLGSLLYRQIQQLLVAERELKAIRKELEVIAHTDGLTSLANRRNFDLAMDKEWKRATRNQTSISVILLDIDLFKQYNDHYGHLSGDDCLVRVANLIAANVNRPGDIAARYGGEEFVVLLPDTELAGAVMVAENIRLSLLDAKIPHSASPFGVVTISSGVVSTAKTGEENHKEFLIKADRLLYSAKAQGRNRVAS; from the coding sequence ATGACGCTCTCCTTACCGATCTACACAAGGCTGACACCTAAAGCGTTGTCCCTTTCGCTGATAGGTTTCATTCTTCTGGTCTGTTTTTCGTTGATCCTTGCTACTGTTTGGCAGATGGCGAAGTCGTCCGGTGAGCGAGTAGACGCGGCCAAAATAACTGTTTCGAACATCGTGCTTGCCGCTGAGCAGCAGGCCCGTGACACGATGCTGCAGGCCGACAATACCTTGCGAGATCTTGCTGAGCGTGTAGCGCACGATGGAAGCGGCCCTGATCAACAAGAGCGATTGGCGAAGCTGCTGGCCCGACAGGTGAATAATATTGAAGGTGTTCAAGGGCTTTTCATCTTCGATGCTCACGGCAACTGGATGGCGAATTCATTTTCGGAAGGCCTACACACCAAAAACAACAGCGACCGAGCATACTTCGTTTATCACCGCGAGCACGATGATCAGTCCATCCACATCGGCTCCATAGTCGAAAGTCGAACGACTGGCGAGATGGTGATCCCTATCAGTCGGCGTATCGAAACAGCCGATGGAGCATTTGCAGGAGTTGCGTTAGCCACGGTTCCGGTTTCATATTTCCAAAGCTTTTTCAAGCGTGTGGACGTTGACGACGAAGGAGTAATTTTCCTAGCACTCGATAACGGCGAGCTACTCGCCCGACGCCCGACAGTCGCAGCTTTGATGACGACCAATCTTTCCAAAGGTGAGATTTTCAGCCGGTACCTACCTCAGAGCGACAGTGGTACTGCAGTCATCAAATCCATTGTAGATGGCATTGAGCGGATCTACGCCTATCGTCGCTTGGCAGGGTTGCCTATCGTCGCTGCAGCCGGAGTGTCGTACGAGCATGTATTTGCTCCTTGGTGGTCATATGTTTACCAATCGGTTGCACTGGTAGGCTCCATCATATTGGCTTTGGCGTTTTTAGGTAGCTTGCTATATCGGCAGATCCAACAGCTGCTTGTCGCAGAGCGTGAGCTCAAAGCAATCCGAAAAGAGCTAGAGGTGATAGCCCATACAGATGGTCTCACTTCTCTAGCCAATAGGAGAAATTTTGACTTGGCTATGGATAAAGAATGGAAGCGTGCCACGAGAAATCAGACAAGCATATCCGTAATCCTTTTGGATATAGATTTGTTCAAGCAATATAATGACCATTACGGCCATTTAAGTGGTGATGATTGCCTTGTGCGCGTAGCGAACCTTATTGCAGCTAACGTCAATAGACCAGGTGATATCGCTGCTCGCTACGGTGGGGAAGAATTTGTAGTTCTGCTTCCGGACACTGAACTCGCAGGTGCGGTTATGGTTGCAGAGAACATTAGGCTTTCCTTGTTGGATGCAAAAATTCCACATTCAGCGAGCCCATTCGGCGTAGTCACCATAAGCTCTGGTGTAGTCTCGACTGCTAAAACAGGAGAGGAGAATCATAAAGAATTTCTGATCAAAGCTGACCGTTTGCTTTACAGCGCTAAGGCTCAAGGACGGAATCGAGTAGCAAGCTGA
- a CDS encoding DUF488 domain-containing protein: MNKAVFTVGHSTKPINVFVQMLQSFDVDAVVDIRTVPRSRTNPQYNLDVLPELLAKSEILHYQIESLGGLRKKSKNVPDDINAFWENRSFHNYADYALSDEFEDGLHQLLKLSDTKRCAIMCAEAVWWRCHRRIVADYLLNRGAEVFHIMDIGKSTKAIQTPSAELVGSKLTYPKKGESKE; encoded by the coding sequence ATGAACAAAGCAGTCTTTACTGTGGGTCATTCGACAAAGCCTATCAATGTCTTCGTCCAGATGCTCCAGAGCTTCGATGTTGACGCCGTGGTAGACATCCGGACTGTGCCTCGCTCCAGGACGAATCCTCAGTACAATTTGGATGTGCTGCCAGAGTTATTAGCCAAATCTGAAATCTTGCATTACCAGATCGAGAGCTTAGGCGGATTGCGAAAAAAATCCAAAAACGTCCCGGATGACATCAATGCATTTTGGGAAAATAGAAGCTTCCACAACTACGCTGACTACGCTTTATCGGATGAGTTTGAAGACGGTTTGCATCAACTGTTGAAGCTGAGCGACACCAAGCGTTGCGCCATCATGTGCGCGGAAGCGGTCTGGTGGCGATGCCATCGTCGTATAGTCGCTGACTACCTGCTGAACCGAGGGGCGGAGGTCTTTCACATTATGGACATTGGCAAGTCCACGAAGGCGATACAGACTCCTTCTGCCGAGCTAGTGGGAAGCAAGCTTACCTATCCGAAAAAAGGCGAATCGAAAGAATAG